From a single Ooceraea biroi isolate clonal line C1 chromosome 12, Obir_v5.4, whole genome shotgun sequence genomic region:
- the LOC105281965 gene encoding transient receptor potential channel pyrexia: protein MQDPDHVELVSAIENGDFDRANEILTTDHENKYIHPVGVLQVTALQMAAWQERVDLLERLYEKGADVNVVDKIGRSALYYAAHNGNPDVVRWILERGGFVDTQVGVYTCTNDVPCLTLNFVGRKLPLPVCWGRTPLHQAVKNNYADVVRILVEGGADVNAKDERMITPLLLAGSAVNRDNHEEMAKFVAIVRILVTAKAFINIIHPDTGTTALHHAAMLGSAKATVILLSNGAWPMFKCKSSGSTPLHIAASAGSIETLTALLEAMQPHNIDTRDHLNRTALHKAAYQGHRECVRILVNHGCNLAAVTKTGVTVIDAIFAHIPRPLAFLTDILDSCVRTVNNSPLEKDENITVDFSILAPKHQMQMAVVTAVIVAASGIAQLAILQHPLVETFLRLKWARLRILFFVLLLVHLIFVIFLSIYAVMLVRDDPECVAIRRILLISSCILLIHNMIQVLLEPKHYLRQLETWLSLVCATLTLITSVAGEFFKCDVKSRDCWVLHSISIAILLSWMQMMLLIGRFPMCGYYALMFSTVLKNILKVLLAFGYLIVGFALSFSVLFHRNEQFSDFWMSLVRTVVMMMGEYEYEDLLSADEKGKAAFLPITSRIVFFIFILLASIVLINLMIGLAVNDIQALEREGHIRRLLKQAEFVAHLERVTSHKIFRSNWLHPRFKMLLHSRRDIPTKIMLTSRENYFPHMSHITDSQRVICADLIEPLLQLATKTSFQNDNLTDKNIWDTKLSSMLINLEDQIRELKTHCYRSLVNQRASKICGFRIKKP from the exons ATGCAGGATCCGGACCACGTTGAGCTGGTATCGGCGATCGAGAACGGCGACTTTGACAGAGCGAACGAGATCTTGACCACCGATCATGAGAATAAATACATCCACCCAGTAGGCGTGCTTCAAGTGACGGCCTTGCAGATGGCCGCGTGGCAGGAAAGGGTAGATCTGCTGGAGAGGCTCTACGAGAAGGGTGCCGACGTGAATGTCGTGGACAAGATCGGCCGAAGTGCTCTTTACTACGCGGCGCACAACGGTAACCCCGACGTGGTGCGCTGGATCCTGGAGCGCGGAGGATTCGTCGATACCCAAGTCGGGGTGTACACGTGCACCAACGATGTCCCGTGCCTCACGTTGAACTTCGTTGGCAGAAAA CTACCTTTACCCGTGTGCTGGGGGCGGACGCCGTTACACCAGGCGGTGAAGAACAACTACGCGGACGTGGTGCGTATCCTGGTGGAGGGCGGTGCAGACGTGAACGCCAAGGATGAGCGCATGATCACGCCGTTGCTTCTGGCGGGGAGCGCGGTGAACCGCGACAATCATGAGGAGATGGCAAAATTCGTCGCGATCGTCAGAATCCTGGTCACTGCTAAGGCATTCATCAACATTATTCATCCGGATACAG GTACCACGGCTCTACATCACGCAGCGATGTTGGGCAGCGCGAAGGCGACCGTAATACTGTTGTCCAACGGTGCGTGGCCAATGTTCAAGTGCAAGAGTTCCGGAAGCACGCCACTTCACATCGCCGCGAGTGCAGGGAGTATCGAGACGCTGACGGCGCTGCTCGAAGCGATGCAGCCCCACAACATCGACACTCGCGATCAT CTGAACCGCACGGCCCTTCATAAAGCAGCCTACCAAGGACATCGCGAGTGCGTACGGATACTGGTGAACCATGGATGTAATCTGGCTGCGGTGACCAAGACCGGGGTCACCGTCATTGACGCCATATTCGCCCACATCCCGCGGCCGTTGGCCTTCTTAACGGACATTCTGGACTCTTGCGTGCGCACGGTGAACAATTCTCCCCTGGAGAAAGACGAAAAT ATCACCGTCGACTTTAGCATACTGGCTCCGAAGCACCAGATGCAGATGGCTGTGGTCACGGCGGTCATCGTCGCGGCCTCGGGCATAGCGCAACTGGCGATCCTGCAACACCCGCTCGTCGAGACGTTCCTCAGGCTGAAATGGGCGAGGCTGAGGATACTGTTCTTCGTTCTGCTGCTGGTGCACTTGATCTTCGTCATCTTCCTTTCGATCTATGCGGTGATGCTCGTGCGAGACGATCCCGAGTGCGTGGCGATCCGGAGGATCCTCCTCATCAGCTCCTGCATTCTTTTGATTCACAACATGATCCAAGTCTTGCTGGAGCCCAA GCATTATCTGAGACAACTCGAAACGTGGTTGTCGTTGGTGTGCGCCACGCTGACGTTGATCACGTCGGTGGCGGGTGAGTTCTTCAAGTGCGACGTCAAGTCGCGAGATTGCTGGGTGCTACACTCCATCAGTATCGCGATCTTGTTGAGCTGGATGCAGATGATGCTGTTGATCGGACGCTTCCCGATGTGCGGATACTACGCGCTCATGTTCTCCACCGTGCTGAAGAATATCTTGAAG GTTCTCTTGGCGTTCGGCTACCTGATCGTCGGCTTCGCGTTGAGCTTCAGCGTTCTTTTCCACAGGAACGAACAGTTTAGCGATTTCTGGATGTCCCTCGTGAGAACGGTAGTAATGATGATGGGTGAATATGAGTACGAAGATCTGTTGAGTGCCGATGAGAAAGGCAAGGCGGCCTTTCTACCGATCACGAGTAGGATCGTGTTCTTCATCTTCATCCTGCTCGCCAGCATCGTGCTGATCAATCTCATGATTGGTCTGGCGGTCAACGACATTCAAGCTCTCGAGAGGGAG GGCCACATACGCCGATTACTGAAGCAAGCGGAGTTTGTCGCGCACTTGGAGAGGGTGACGTCACACAAAATCTTCCGCAGCAATTGGCTACATCCTCGCTTCAAAATGCTGCTGCACTCGAGGCGCGATATTCCCACAAAAATAATGCTGACCTCTCGCGAAAATTACTTCCCTCACATGAGTCACATCACGGACTCGCAGCGTGTGATTTGCGCCGATCTAATAGAACCGCTGCTCCAGCTCGCCACGAAGACGTCGTTCCAGAACGACAA TTTGACGGATAAGAATATATGGGACACGAAGCTATCGTCCATGCTGATCAATCTGGAGGACCAAATCCGGGAATTGAAAACGCACTGCTACCGCAGTCTGGTGAACCAGCGAGCGTCGAAGATATGCGGATTCAGAATAAAGAAACCGTAA